From the genome of Geoglobus ahangari, one region includes:
- the hxlA gene encoding 3-hexulose-6-phosphate synthase, producing MDRPVLQVALDLVELKRAVEIAGEALEGGVDWLEVGTPLIKSEGMNAVREIKKAYGVKTLADMKTIDTGSVEVEMAAKSGADVIIILGLSDDSTIQEAIRAARKYGAEVMADLINVPDPVERAKELEELGVDYINVHVGIDQQMKGMDPLDVLSKVVEAVSIPVAAAGGLDAEKAASCVALGARIVIVGSNIVKSRNVTESARRVREAIDEAWKEGRKVEMRRRSLEEETREILLKVSTPNISDAMHRARAMRDIYPIVRGKKVVGKAVTVSTMDGDWAKTVEAIDVAGKGDVIVIKCSGDTAAVWGELATRSCINKGIEGVIIDGAVRDVDDIRELGYPVFAKREVPNAGEPKGFGEINVKIECGGIEVKPGDWIVADDNGVMVIPKERAYEIARRALEVKKHEERIRGEIEDKGRTLAEIVELYKWEKVQ from the coding sequence ATGGACAGGCCTGTGCTTCAGGTTGCTCTCGATCTTGTCGAGCTCAAGAGGGCTGTGGAGATAGCCGGAGAGGCTCTTGAGGGAGGAGTTGACTGGCTTGAGGTTGGCACGCCGCTGATAAAGAGCGAGGGGATGAACGCGGTCAGAGAGATAAAGAAGGCCTACGGCGTCAAGACGCTCGCAGACATGAAGACCATAGACACGGGCAGCGTTGAGGTGGAGATGGCGGCGAAGAGCGGTGCGGACGTGATAATAATCCTCGGCCTTAGCGATGACTCCACCATTCAGGAGGCGATAAGGGCTGCGAGGAAGTACGGTGCCGAGGTGATGGCCGACCTGATCAACGTTCCCGATCCTGTAGAAAGGGCAAAGGAGCTTGAGGAGCTCGGTGTGGACTACATAAACGTCCACGTTGGCATAGACCAGCAGATGAAGGGAATGGATCCTCTCGACGTGCTGTCTAAGGTTGTCGAGGCTGTCAGCATCCCGGTGGCTGCGGCCGGAGGGCTTGATGCCGAGAAGGCCGCGAGCTGCGTAGCTCTGGGAGCAAGGATCGTAATAGTGGGCAGCAACATAGTGAAGTCGAGGAACGTGACGGAGTCTGCGAGGAGAGTAAGAGAAGCAATAGACGAGGCGTGGAAGGAAGGCAGGAAGGTAGAGATGAGAAGGAGGAGCCTCGAGGAGGAGACAAGGGAGATACTGCTGAAGGTCTCAACCCCGAACATAAGCGATGCCATGCACAGGGCGAGGGCGATGAGGGACATCTACCCAATAGTGAGGGGGAAGAAGGTCGTCGGGAAGGCAGTGACTGTAAGCACGATGGACGGGGACTGGGCAAAGACGGTCGAGGCCATAGACGTTGCTGGGAAGGGTGATGTGATAGTGATCAAGTGCTCAGGAGATACCGCAGCCGTCTGGGGGGAGCTTGCAACGAGAAGCTGCATAAACAAGGGGATCGAGGGAGTAATCATAGACGGGGCTGTGAGGGATGTGGACGACATAAGGGAGCTTGGCTATCCGGTATTCGCGAAGAGGGAGGTTCCAAACGCGGGAGAGCCCAAGGGGTTTGGTGAGATTAACGTGAAGATAGAGTGCGGCGGAATAGAGGTGAAGCCGGGAGACTGGATAGTGGCTGACGATAACGGAGTCATGGTGATACCCAAGGAAAGGGCATACGAGATAGCGAGGAGGGCCCTTGAGGTGAAGAAGCACGAGGAGAGGATTAGGGGAGAGATAGAAGACAAGGGAAGGACGCTTGCGGAGATAGTAGAGCTGTACAAGTGGGAGAAGGTTCAGTAG
- a CDS encoding tripartite tricarboxylate transporter permease, whose product MVPELFGFAIGVIAGLIPGIHPNTFASLMLTTSPILLQHFESHEVALIIFISSTVYTVTNIIPAAFIGVPDEDTAIAAFPAHRMVMEGDGFKAASISAISSFLASLISVPAFYLLIMAGESVRELMILTPLVLTLVLIHLVMLERDEFGGSLANWRKRGYAIAVMLSSGALGYYSTSISCGSASVLFPLLSGLFAFPTLIAGMTSTKIPEQRIEVDLPGVRAVLRGAVSGLFVSLFPGISSGVATAISVGREDGEKEYISAVSAANTANAILNFAVLISAGMVRSGTAHAFSELSRAEDFSYLPLIALASAFAGLSATLLLSVPAARAFSKINPSRISQLVLAFLILAVFISCGFAGLAVFAVASLIGLSTLALRVRRIHCMGAVIIPALLH is encoded by the coding sequence ATGGTACCTGAACTATTTGGATTTGCCATCGGAGTGATTGCAGGCCTGATTCCCGGAATCCACCCGAACACCTTCGCCTCCCTGATGCTCACCACCTCTCCCATTCTTCTCCAGCATTTTGAGAGCCACGAGGTTGCGCTGATCATCTTTATCTCGTCCACGGTCTACACTGTCACTAACATAATTCCAGCAGCGTTCATAGGAGTCCCGGACGAGGACACTGCAATCGCAGCATTTCCTGCCCACAGGATGGTCATGGAGGGAGACGGGTTTAAGGCAGCATCGATCTCCGCGATCTCAAGCTTCCTTGCCTCCCTGATTTCGGTTCCCGCGTTCTACCTCCTGATAATGGCCGGAGAAAGCGTCAGAGAGCTAATGATCCTTACACCGCTCGTGCTCACCCTCGTCCTCATACACCTCGTAATGCTCGAGAGGGACGAGTTTGGCGGTAGCCTTGCAAACTGGAGGAAGAGAGGGTACGCTATCGCGGTAATGCTCTCCTCCGGCGCTCTGGGATACTACTCAACCAGCATTTCCTGTGGGAGCGCTTCCGTGCTGTTTCCACTCCTCTCCGGGCTCTTCGCATTTCCAACGCTTATTGCCGGAATGACATCCACGAAAATCCCGGAGCAGAGGATAGAGGTTGATCTTCCCGGGGTGAGGGCTGTTCTGAGAGGTGCTGTATCAGGGCTCTTCGTGTCGCTCTTCCCCGGAATAAGCTCTGGCGTGGCCACAGCCATCTCGGTTGGGAGAGAAGACGGGGAGAAGGAGTACATCTCCGCAGTGAGCGCGGCAAACACCGCGAATGCGATCCTGAACTTTGCAGTTCTGATCTCGGCTGGAATGGTAAGGAGCGGGACGGCTCATGCGTTCTCTGAACTTTCCAGAGCCGAGGATTTCTCGTACCTGCCACTCATAGCCCTCGCATCGGCATTTGCCGGTCTCTCAGCTACCTTGCTCCTGTCAGTTCCGGCTGCAAGGGCTTTCTCAAAAATAAACCCATCCAGAATCTCCCAGCTCGTTCTCGCGTTCCTGATTCTGGCCGTGTTCATCTCCTGCGGATTTGCCGGGCTGGCTGTCTTCGCTGTGGCATCGCTGATAGGTCTCTCGACCCTCGCGCTGAGGGTGAGGAGGATTCACTGCATGGGGGCGGTGATCATTCCAGCCCTTCTTCACTGA